Proteins from a genomic interval of Mycobacterium conspicuum:
- a CDS encoding SDR family oxidoreductase: MADTASIGVKVRGKVIVITGGARGIGLATATALHKLGAKVAIGDVDEAKVKDSGADLGLDVYGKLDVTDKDSFADFLDQVERQLGPIDVLVNNAGIMPVGRIIDEPDAVTRRILDINVYGVILGSKLAVQRMVPRGRGHVINVASLAGELNVVGLATYCASKHAVIGFTDSARLEYRSAGVKFSMVSPTFVNTELTAGTAGVKGLRNAEPAEIADAIVGLVARPKPRVRITRAAGAMVVSQKFWPRAIGEALNRRLGGDHVFTDDVDVEKRRAYEARARGEE; this comes from the coding sequence ATGGCAGACACGGCATCGATCGGCGTCAAGGTCCGAGGAAAAGTCATCGTGATCACCGGCGGTGCACGCGGGATCGGACTGGCCACCGCGACCGCGCTGCACAAGTTGGGCGCCAAGGTCGCGATCGGCGACGTCGACGAGGCCAAGGTGAAGGACTCCGGTGCCGACCTCGGGCTCGACGTCTACGGCAAGCTCGATGTCACCGACAAGGATTCGTTTGCCGATTTCCTCGACCAGGTGGAGCGCCAGCTCGGACCGATCGACGTGCTGGTCAACAACGCCGGCATCATGCCCGTCGGCCGCATCATCGACGAGCCGGACGCCGTCACCCGGCGCATCCTGGACATCAACGTCTACGGCGTGATCCTGGGCAGCAAACTGGCCGTCCAGCGGATGGTGCCGCGCGGGCGCGGGCACGTCATCAACGTCGCCTCGCTGGCCGGTGAGCTCAACGTCGTCGGGCTGGCCACCTACTGCGCCAGCAAGCACGCGGTGATCGGCTTCACCGATTCGGCCCGGCTCGAGTACCGGTCCGCGGGTGTGAAGTTCTCGATGGTCTCGCCGACCTTCGTCAACACCGAGCTCACCGCGGGCACCGCCGGGGTCAAGGGATTGCGCAACGCCGAGCCCGCCGAGATCGCCGACGCGATCGTGGGCCTGGTGGCCCGCCCCAAGCCGCGGGTGCGGATCACCAGGGCGGCCGGCGCCATGGTGGTGTCGCAGAAATTCTGGCCGCGCGCCATCGGAGAGGCCCTGAACCGGCGGCTCGGCGGCGACCATGTGTTCACCGACGACGTCGACGTCGAGAAGCGCCGGGCCTACGAGGCTCGGGCCCGCGGCGAGGAGTGA
- the modA gene encoding molybdate ABC transporter substrate-binding protein codes for MLRIGVLTGLSTMLVAGLLGATVACSSTSPPSAQSSHPSAPSQASGTIVVFAAASLKPSFTKIGQQFKADNPGSDVNFEFMGSSELATQLTQGATADVFASADTAQMDTVVKAGLVNGNPTNFAANTLVIVTAPGNPKQIGSFADLNKPGLNVVICQKPVPCGSATQRVEDSTGVQLHPVSEELSVTDVLNKVTTGQADAALVYVTDALSAKDKVTTVKFPEAAGAVNVYPIGVLKKAPQPALAKRFVALVTGDAGQNILAQAGFAKP; via the coding sequence GTGCTTCGGATCGGCGTGCTGACGGGTTTGTCGACGATGCTGGTGGCTGGCCTGCTGGGCGCAACGGTCGCGTGCAGCTCCACATCGCCGCCGTCTGCCCAGTCCTCACACCCCTCGGCACCCTCGCAGGCATCCGGGACGATCGTCGTTTTCGCGGCGGCGTCGTTGAAGCCCTCGTTCACCAAGATCGGTCAGCAGTTCAAGGCCGACAATCCGGGCAGCGACGTCAATTTCGAGTTCATGGGCTCCTCCGAGCTGGCGACTCAGTTGACGCAGGGTGCGACGGCGGATGTCTTCGCATCAGCGGATACCGCGCAGATGGACACGGTCGTCAAGGCCGGCCTGGTAAACGGCAACCCGACGAACTTCGCCGCCAACACGTTGGTCATCGTCACCGCGCCGGGCAACCCGAAACAGATCGGATCCTTCGCCGACCTGAATAAGCCCGGGCTCAACGTGGTGATCTGCCAGAAGCCGGTGCCGTGCGGATCGGCGACCCAGCGCGTCGAGGACAGCACCGGGGTCCAGCTGCACCCGGTCAGTGAGGAACTCAGCGTGACCGACGTGCTCAACAAGGTCACCACCGGGCAGGCCGACGCGGCGCTGGTTTACGTGACCGATGCGCTCAGCGCCAAAGACAAGGTGACGACGGTGAAGTTCCCCGAGGCGGCGGGCGCGGTGAACGTCTATCCGATTGGGGTGCTGAAGAAGGCCCCCCAACCGGCGCTGGCAAAAAGGTTCGTGGCCTTGGTGACCGGCGACGCCGGCCAGAACATCCTGGCGCAGGCGGGGTTTGCCAAGCCCTGA
- a CDS encoding ABC transporter permease codes for MSKRRSELPRWVYLPAAVGTLFVVLPLLAVAVKVDWPNFWSLITSDSSKTALLLSLKTAAASTTLCVLLGVPMALVLARSRARLVRLLRPLILLPLVLPPVVGGIALLYAFGRLGLIGRYLEAAGLSIAFSTTAVVLAQTFVSLPFLVISLEGAARTAGADYEVVAATLGARPSTVWWRVTLPLLVPGMLSGAVLAFARSLGEFGATLTFAGSRQGVTRTLPLEIYLQRVSDPNAAVALSILLVAVAAAVVLGLGARSLTGSDPT; via the coding sequence ATTAGCAAGCGTCGCAGCGAACTACCCCGTTGGGTGTACCTCCCCGCCGCGGTGGGGACGCTCTTTGTGGTGCTGCCGCTGCTGGCGGTCGCGGTCAAGGTCGACTGGCCGAATTTCTGGTCGCTGATCACCAGCGACTCCTCGAAGACGGCGCTGCTACTCAGCCTTAAGACCGCCGCGGCCAGCACTACGCTGTGCGTCCTGCTTGGCGTTCCGATGGCGCTGGTGCTGGCCCGCAGCCGCGCGCGCCTGGTGCGCTTGTTGCGCCCGCTGATTCTGCTGCCGCTGGTGCTGCCCCCGGTCGTGGGCGGCATCGCGCTGCTGTATGCGTTCGGCCGGCTCGGACTCATCGGGCGCTACCTCGAGGCCGCCGGCCTTTCCATCGCGTTCAGCACGACTGCAGTCGTGTTGGCGCAGACGTTCGTCTCGTTGCCGTTTTTGGTGATCTCCCTTGAGGGGGCCGCCCGCACCGCCGGAGCCGACTACGAAGTGGTGGCGGCCACGCTCGGCGCGCGACCCAGCACCGTCTGGTGGCGGGTCACCCTCCCGCTGCTGGTGCCGGGCATGCTGTCAGGGGCCGTGCTGGCGTTCGCCCGCTCGCTGGGGGAGTTCGGCGCGACGCTGACGTTCGCCGGTTCCCGGCAGGGCGTCACCCGCACGCTGCCGCTGGAGATCTATCTGCAACGGGTCAGCGACCCGAATGCCGCTGTGGCCCTGTCGATTCTGCTGGTCGCGGTGGCCGCGGCGGTGGTCTTGGGGTTGGGCGCGCGCAGCCTGACCGGAAGCGATCCGACGTGA
- a CDS encoding zinc-binding alcohol dehydrogenase family protein translates to MPASMTAWRVRRPGPMKTRPLERVTTDVPRPGPAELLVAVRACGVCRTDLHVTEGDLPVHREHVTPGHEVVGEVVEVGPEAGDGFSVGDRVGIAWLRYTCGVCTYCRRGDENLCPKSRYTGWDADGGYAEFATVPAAFAHHLPDGYGDTELAPLLCAGIIGYRSLLRAELPPGGRLGLYGFGGSAHITAQVALAQGAEVHVMTRGESAQRLAMELGAASAQGAADPPPVPLDAAILFAPVGDLVLPALEALDRGGTLAIAGIHLSDIPALNYQRHLFQERQIRSVTSNTRADAREFLAFAAEHHIEVTTPEYPLGQADQALTDLSEGRIAGAAVLLV, encoded by the coding sequence ATGCCCGCGAGCATGACGGCCTGGCGCGTGCGCCGGCCTGGCCCCATGAAGACTCGCCCGCTCGAGCGGGTCACCACCGATGTGCCCCGCCCGGGACCCGCCGAGTTGCTGGTGGCCGTGCGCGCGTGCGGGGTGTGCCGCACCGACCTGCACGTCACCGAGGGCGATCTGCCCGTGCACCGCGAACACGTCACCCCCGGGCATGAAGTGGTCGGCGAGGTTGTCGAGGTCGGCCCCGAGGCGGGCGACGGATTCAGTGTGGGGGACCGCGTCGGCATCGCCTGGCTGCGCTACACCTGCGGCGTGTGCACGTATTGCCGTCGGGGCGACGAGAACCTGTGTCCGAAGTCCCGCTACACCGGCTGGGACGCCGACGGCGGATACGCCGAATTCGCCACTGTCCCTGCGGCTTTCGCGCACCACTTACCGGACGGCTACGGGGACACCGAGCTGGCGCCGCTGTTGTGCGCCGGCATCATCGGGTATCGGTCGCTGCTGCGCGCCGAGCTGCCGCCCGGCGGTCGCCTCGGGCTTTACGGCTTTGGCGGCAGCGCCCACATCACGGCGCAGGTGGCGTTGGCGCAAGGGGCCGAGGTGCATGTGATGACGCGCGGGGAAAGCGCCCAGCGGCTGGCGATGGAACTCGGCGCCGCGTCGGCCCAGGGTGCCGCCGACCCGCCGCCGGTGCCGCTGGACGCCGCGATCCTGTTCGCACCCGTCGGTGATCTGGTGTTGCCCGCGCTGGAGGCGCTCGACCGCGGTGGCACGCTGGCGATCGCCGGCATTCACCTGTCCGACATTCCGGCGCTGAACTACCAGCGGCACCTGTTCCAGGAACGTCAGATCCGGTCGGTGACGTCGAACACCCGCGCCGACGCCCGCGAGTTCCTTGCCTTCGCCGCCGAGCACCACATCGAGGTCACCACGCCGGAATACCCACTCGGGCAAGCGGATCAGGCGCTGACCGACCTCAGCGAGGGTCGTATCGCCGGGGCCGCCGTGCTGCTGGTGTGA
- a CDS encoding sulfate/molybdate ABC transporter ATP-binding protein, which produces MSELQLRAVVAERQLDVEFSVGAGEVLAVLGPNGAGKSTALHVIAGLVHPDAGRVRLGDRVLTDTETGVNVPTHDRRVGLLLQDPLLFPHMSVAANVAFGAHSRGGMARLFARTKDKATALRWLREVDAEQFADRKPRQLSGGQAQRVAIARALAAEPAVLLLDEPLTGLDVAAAASIRAVLRAVVSRSGCAVILITHDLLDVFTLADRVLVLESGKIAEIGAVADVLAAPRSHFGARIAGVNLVNGTIGPDGSLRARSGVHWHGIPAPELAEALPEGHDGVAVFPPTAVAVYRDEPHGSPRNTVEQTVAELDVRGAAVLVRGPEQPDGAPGLAAEITVEAAAELRLTPGDRVWFSVKTLEVALYPMAHR; this is translated from the coding sequence GTGAGCGAATTGCAGCTTCGCGCGGTGGTGGCCGAGCGCCAGCTGGATGTGGAGTTCTCGGTGGGCGCCGGGGAGGTACTGGCCGTGCTGGGTCCCAACGGCGCGGGCAAATCCACCGCACTGCACGTCATCGCCGGGCTGGTCCACCCGGACGCGGGTCGCGTGCGCCTGGGCGACCGGGTGTTGACCGACACCGAAACCGGGGTGAACGTGCCCACGCATGACCGGCGCGTCGGACTGCTGCTGCAGGACCCGTTGCTGTTCCCGCACATGAGCGTCGCCGCCAATGTCGCGTTCGGGGCGCACAGCCGGGGCGGAATGGCCCGGCTGTTTGCGCGCACTAAGGACAAGGCGACCGCGCTGCGCTGGCTGCGCGAGGTGGACGCCGAGCAGTTCGCCGACCGCAAGCCGCGCCAGCTGTCCGGCGGTCAGGCCCAGCGGGTGGCGATCGCGCGGGCGCTGGCCGCCGAACCCGCGGTGCTGCTGCTCGACGAGCCGCTGACCGGGCTCGACGTCGCGGCGGCCGCGTCAATCCGGGCGGTGCTGCGCGCCGTGGTCAGCCGCAGCGGCTGCGCCGTCATCCTGATCACCCACGACCTGCTCGACGTGTTCACCCTGGCCGATCGGGTGCTGGTCCTCGAATCGGGCAAGATCGCCGAGATCGGGGCCGTCGCCGACGTGCTCGCCGCGCCGCGCAGTCATTTCGGCGCTCGCATCGCCGGCGTCAACCTGGTCAACGGCACCATCGGCCCGGACGGTTCGCTGCGTGCCCGGTCGGGTGTGCACTGGCACGGGATTCCGGCCCCCGAGCTTGCCGAAGCGCTCCCGGAGGGACACGACGGCGTCGCGGTGTTTCCGCCGACGGCGGTGGCCGTCTATCGGGACGAACCGCACGGCAGCCCCCGCAACACCGTCGAGCAGACCGTCGCGGAGCTGGATGTGCGGGGAGCCGCGGTGCTGGTGCGTGGTCCCGAGCAGCCCGATGGGGCGCCCGGTCTGGCCGCCGAGATCACTGTCGAGGCCGCCGCGGAGCTGCGGCTCACCCCCGGGGATCGCGTGTGGTTCAGCGTCAAAACGCTCGAGGTGGCGCTGTACCCGATGGCGCACCGATGA
- a CDS encoding GlsB/YeaQ/YmgE family stress response membrane protein encodes MDVSAASLAPPTAVSWLAYIVIGGIAGWVAGKIVKVGNAGILLNVAIGVVGGFIGGMILGWLHVDVEHGRIWFTFFISLLGAVVLLWVVSLVRRR; translated from the coding sequence ATGGATGTCTCGGCGGCGTCCCTCGCTCCGCCCACGGCGGTGAGCTGGCTCGCCTACATCGTCATCGGCGGAATCGCCGGCTGGGTAGCCGGCAAGATCGTCAAGGTCGGCAACGCCGGCATCCTGTTGAACGTCGCCATCGGCGTCGTCGGCGGATTCATCGGCGGCATGATCCTCGGCTGGCTTCACGTCGATGTCGAGCATGGGCGCATATGGTTTACGTTCTTCATCTCACTCCTCGGAGCGGTCGTTCTGCTCTGGGTCGTCAGCCTGGTGCGCAGGCGTTAG
- a CDS encoding SDR family oxidoreductase has protein sequence MAVEVLVTGGDTDLGRAVAEGFRDDGHKVTLLGARRGDLEVAAKELDVDGIVCDTTDPASLSEVRGVFPHHLDTIVHVPAPSFDAGDPRTYALSDTANAWRNTLDATVLSAVLTVQALGDYLRSGGSIITVMAENPPAGSADAAIKAALSSWVTGQAGVYGTRGITVNAIACGRGVQPGYDGLSRTPPSVAAEVARLALFLTTTGARHITGQTLHVSHGALTQFA, from the coding sequence ATCGCAGTGGAGGTCTTGGTCACCGGCGGCGATACCGACCTGGGGCGCGCGGTCGCCGAGGGCTTCCGCGACGACGGCCACAAGGTAACCCTGTTGGGTGCCCGTCGCGGTGACCTGGAGGTCGCTGCCAAAGAGCTCGACGTGGACGGGATCGTCTGCGACACCACCGATCCGGCCAGCCTCAGTGAGGTTCGCGGGGTGTTCCCGCATCACCTGGACACCATCGTCCACGTGCCGGCGCCGAGCTTCGACGCGGGCGACCCCCGCACCTACGCGCTGTCCGATACCGCCAATGCGTGGCGCAACACGCTGGACGCGACGGTGCTCTCGGCGGTGCTGACGGTGCAGGCCCTCGGTGATTACCTGCGGTCCGGGGGCTCGATTATCACCGTGATGGCCGAAAACCCGCCCGCGGGAAGCGCCGACGCCGCGATCAAGGCCGCCCTGTCGAGCTGGGTCACCGGGCAAGCGGGCGTGTACGGAACCCGCGGCATCACGGTCAACGCCATCGCCTGCGGGCGCGGCGTCCAGCCCGGCTACGACGGCCTGTCTCGGACGCCGCCATCGGTCGCGGCCGAGGTCGCCCGGCTGGCACTGTTTTTGACCACCACCGGCGCGCGCCACATCACCGGTCAGACGCTGCACGTCAGCCATGGCGCACTGACCCAGTTCGCCTGA
- a CDS encoding CPBP family intramembrane glutamic endopeptidase has protein sequence MPDITAAADTRFRLHVDIAVVVLTLVLTNLIAHFTTPWASIATVPAAAVGLVILVRYRGLGWAELGLGREHWKSGLGYALGAVALVGSVIAIGVLLPMTRPMFLNHHYATISGALVASMVVIPLQTVIPEELAFRGVLHGALHRAWGFRGVALAGSLLFGLWHVATSLGLTSSNVGFTRLFGGGVAGMLAGVTLAVLATGAAGFVFSWLRRRSGSLIAPIALHWSLNGLGALAAALVWHFA, from the coding sequence GTGCCCGACATCACCGCCGCAGCCGACACCAGGTTCCGACTGCATGTCGACATCGCGGTGGTCGTCCTGACCTTGGTGCTGACGAATCTGATCGCGCACTTCACCACCCCGTGGGCGAGCATCGCCACCGTGCCGGCCGCGGCCGTCGGGCTGGTGATCCTGGTTCGTTATCGGGGATTGGGCTGGGCCGAACTGGGTCTGGGCCGGGAGCATTGGAAGTCCGGGCTGGGGTATGCGCTGGGTGCCGTGGCCCTCGTCGGATCGGTGATCGCCATCGGTGTCCTGCTGCCGATGACCCGGCCGATGTTCCTCAACCACCACTACGCGACGATTTCCGGTGCACTGGTCGCCTCGATGGTCGTCATCCCGCTGCAGACCGTCATCCCGGAGGAATTGGCGTTTCGCGGGGTGCTGCACGGCGCGCTGCATCGGGCCTGGGGGTTTCGCGGTGTGGCGCTGGCGGGTTCGCTGCTGTTCGGACTTTGGCACGTTGCGACGTCGCTCGGCCTGACGAGCAGCAATGTCGGGTTTACGCGGCTGTTCGGCGGCGGCGTCGCCGGGATGCTGGCCGGCGTCACGCTCGCGGTGCTGGCCACCGGGGCGGCGGGGTTTGTCTTCAGCTGGCTGCGCCGGCGCAGCGGCAGCCTGATCGCGCCGATCGCGCTGCACTGGTCACTGAACGGGCTGGGCGCCCTGGCCGCCGCGCTGGTCTGGCATTTCGCCTAA
- a CDS encoding alanine and proline-rich secreted protein Apa produces MDQVDPSSTRHKGLWATLAITAVTSASAVAIALPATSTADPVPAPPTNTAPPPAASPAPAAPGAPATPPPAPPGDPNAAPPPPNAAPPPPPVDPNAPQPPPVDPNAGRVTNAVGGFSFVVPPGWVESDASHLDYGSAMLSKTTGQPPMPGQPPPVANDTRVVLGRLDQKLYASAEANDAKAAVRLGSDMGEFFMPYPGMRINQDATPLAANGLSGSASYYEVKFSDAAKPNGQIWTGVIGAPASNAGPPQRWFVVWLGTSNDPVDKVAAKALAESIQPWTPPPAGAPVPGALPPGAPVIGPPPPAAPAPEVPAPVQGAPAPAPAPGAPAPAPAQAPAGEVTPTPTPTPQQTQPA; encoded by the coding sequence ATGGACCAGGTGGACCCGAGCTCGACCCGTCACAAGGGACTTTGGGCGACGCTGGCGATCACCGCGGTGACCAGCGCCAGCGCCGTCGCGATCGCGCTGCCGGCGACCTCCACGGCCGATCCGGTACCCGCGCCGCCGACCAACACCGCGCCGCCGCCCGCCGCTTCGCCCGCGCCCGCCGCACCGGGTGCGCCCGCCACACCGCCGCCAGCGCCGCCGGGGGACCCCAATGCCGCGCCGCCACCACCTAACGCCGCGCCGCCACCACCTCCGGTGGACCCGAACGCGCCGCAGCCACCCCCGGTCGACCCGAACGCCGGCCGCGTCACCAATGCAGTGGGTGGATTCAGCTTCGTCGTGCCCCCGGGCTGGGTGGAGTCCGACGCCTCGCATCTCGACTACGGCTCGGCGATGCTGAGCAAGACGACGGGGCAGCCGCCCATGCCCGGCCAGCCGCCGCCGGTGGCCAACGACACCCGCGTCGTGCTCGGGCGGCTGGACCAAAAGCTTTATGCCAGTGCCGAAGCCAACGACGCCAAGGCCGCGGTGCGGCTCGGCTCGGACATGGGTGAATTCTTCATGCCGTACCCCGGCATGCGAATTAACCAGGACGCCACGCCGCTCGCCGCCAATGGGTTATCCGGCAGCGCGTCGTATTACGAGGTCAAGTTCAGCGATGCGGCCAAGCCGAACGGCCAGATCTGGACCGGCGTGATCGGCGCGCCGGCGAGCAACGCCGGCCCGCCGCAGCGGTGGTTTGTGGTGTGGCTCGGAACCTCGAACGACCCCGTCGACAAGGTCGCGGCCAAAGCGCTCGCCGAGTCGATTCAGCCCTGGACTCCGCCGCCCGCCGGGGCTCCCGTTCCGGGGGCTCTGCCCCCGGGTGCTCCGGTCATCGGCCCGCCACCTCCGGCGGCCCCTGCGCCTGAGGTACCCGCCCCGGTCCAGGGCGCTCCAGCTCCGGCGCCCGCACCGGGCGCACCGGCTCCGGCGCCCGCCCAGGCCCCGGCCGGGGAAGTCACCCCGACGCCCACCCCGACGCCGCAGCAGACCCAGCCCGCTTAA
- a CDS encoding MOSC domain-containing protein → MISVNVAQAMANPDPRAMSNVTGIDKLAAGEPVMVRAPEGVGSGLVGDFIGNPKFHGGDDQAVYVYAREDLDEWERQLQRPLANGNFGENLTTSGIDVTGARIGELWRIGSDGLLLEVSAPRTPCRTFQAFLNLNHWIKTFTEGGKPGAYLRVISPGTVRAGDAISLEHRPDHDVTIGLVFCARMSEPALLPQLLVADALSAELKDYARQRVVSNVE, encoded by the coding sequence GTGATATCGGTCAACGTGGCGCAGGCGATGGCGAACCCGGATCCGCGCGCGATGTCGAACGTGACCGGCATCGACAAACTGGCGGCCGGCGAGCCGGTCATGGTGCGCGCGCCTGAAGGGGTGGGCAGCGGGCTGGTCGGCGATTTCATCGGCAATCCCAAGTTCCACGGCGGTGACGACCAGGCCGTCTACGTCTACGCGCGCGAAGACCTCGACGAGTGGGAGCGTCAACTCCAGCGACCACTCGCCAACGGAAACTTCGGCGAGAACCTGACCACTTCGGGCATCGACGTGACGGGGGCGCGGATCGGTGAACTGTGGCGCATCGGTTCCGACGGCCTGCTGCTGGAGGTCTCCGCGCCGCGCACACCATGCCGGACATTTCAGGCCTTCCTCAACTTAAATCACTGGATCAAGACCTTCACCGAGGGGGGAAAACCCGGCGCCTACTTGCGGGTGATTTCGCCGGGGACCGTGCGGGCGGGCGACGCCATCAGCCTCGAACACCGTCCCGACCACGACGTGACGATCGGTCTGGTCTTCTGCGCCCGAATGTCCGAACCGGCCTTGCTCCCCCAGCTGCTGGTGGCCGACGCGCTCTCGGCGGAACTGAAGGACTATGCGCGCCAGCGAGTCGTCTCGAACGTCGAGTAA
- a CDS encoding phosphoketolase family protein produces MSLETDTATAILSDDELAVIDAYWRAANYLSVGQIYLLDNPLLTEPLSAEHVKPRLLGHWGTTPGLNLIYAHLNRIIRTRDANVIYITGPGHGGPGLVANAYLEGTYSEVYTGIDESIDGMRKLFRQFSFPGGIPSHVAAQTPGSIHEGGELGYALVHAYGAAFDNPDLVVACVIGDGEAETGPLAAGWHSNKFLNPAVDGAVLPILHLNGYKIANPTVLARIPHAELESLLRGYGYRPITVAGDDPAGVHQKLAAALEDAFDDIAAIQRAARVSDHAARPVWPMIVLRTPKGWTGPKVVDGKHVEGTWRSHQVPLAETHDNPEHRAQLEEWLRSYRPAELFDENGALRAELRALAPSGDRRMSANPHANGGLLLQDLDLPDFRDYAVPVEQPAVATHEATRVLGTFLRDVITRNLDNFRLMGPDETASNRLSAVFESTGKVWLSETGPDDDHLAPDGRVMEVLSEHLCQGWLEGYLLTGRHGLFNCYEAFVHIVDSMFNQHAKWLSTSRELPWRRPIASLNYLLSSHVWRQDHNGASHQDPGFIDLVANKRAEVVRVYLPPDGNTLLSVADHCLRSRDYVNVIVAGKQPALSYLSIDDAILHCTRGLGIWPWASTASGEPDVVLACAGDIPTLETVAAADILRRELPKLQVRVVNVVDLMRLQPESEHPHGLPDKEFDALFTADKPVIFAYHGYPWLIHRLTYRRANHAGMHVRGFKERGTTTTPFDMVMLNDLDRFHLVMDVIDRVDGLASRAAVLRQRMVDARLAARRYTREHGEDDPQIAGWTWAARG; encoded by the coding sequence GTGAGCCTGGAAACCGACACCGCGACCGCAATCCTTTCCGACGACGAACTGGCCGTGATCGACGCGTATTGGCGCGCCGCCAACTATCTCTCGGTCGGTCAGATCTACCTGTTGGACAACCCGCTGCTGACCGAACCGCTGTCCGCCGAGCACGTCAAACCGCGGCTGCTGGGACACTGGGGCACCACGCCCGGGCTGAACCTGATCTATGCGCACCTCAACCGGATCATCCGCACCCGCGACGCCAACGTCATCTACATCACCGGACCAGGTCACGGTGGCCCCGGGCTGGTGGCCAACGCGTATCTCGAAGGCACTTACAGCGAGGTGTACACCGGCATCGACGAAAGCATCGACGGAATGCGAAAGTTGTTCCGGCAGTTCTCTTTTCCCGGCGGCATCCCCAGCCACGTCGCCGCCCAGACGCCGGGATCCATTCACGAGGGCGGCGAACTCGGCTACGCGCTGGTGCACGCCTATGGCGCGGCGTTCGACAACCCCGATCTGGTGGTCGCGTGTGTGATCGGCGACGGCGAAGCCGAGACCGGGCCGCTGGCGGCCGGGTGGCACTCGAACAAATTCCTCAACCCGGCCGTCGACGGCGCGGTGTTGCCGATCCTGCATCTCAACGGCTACAAGATCGCCAATCCCACTGTCCTGGCGCGTATTCCGCATGCCGAGCTGGAATCGCTGCTGCGCGGCTACGGCTACCGCCCGATCACGGTCGCCGGGGACGACCCGGCCGGCGTGCACCAAAAACTGGCGGCCGCGCTGGAGGATGCGTTCGACGACATCGCGGCCATTCAGCGCGCCGCGCGCGTGTCGGATCACGCCGCGCGGCCGGTGTGGCCGATGATCGTGCTGCGCACACCGAAAGGCTGGACCGGGCCAAAAGTGGTGGACGGCAAGCACGTTGAGGGCACCTGGCGCTCACACCAGGTTCCGCTGGCCGAGACGCACGACAACCCCGAGCACCGCGCGCAGCTCGAAGAATGGCTGCGCAGCTATCGGCCCGCGGAGCTGTTCGACGAGAACGGCGCGCTGCGGGCCGAGTTGCGGGCACTGGCGCCGTCGGGTGATCGGCGGATGAGCGCCAACCCGCACGCCAACGGCGGCCTGTTGCTGCAAGACCTGGACCTGCCGGACTTCCGCGACTATGCGGTGCCCGTCGAGCAGCCGGCCGTCGCGACCCACGAGGCGACCCGGGTGCTCGGCACCTTCCTGCGCGATGTCATCACCCGCAACCTCGACAACTTCCGGCTGATGGGTCCCGACGAGACCGCCTCCAACCGGCTTTCGGCCGTCTTCGAGTCGACCGGCAAGGTGTGGCTGTCCGAGACCGGGCCCGACGACGACCACCTGGCCCCCGACGGCCGCGTCATGGAGGTGCTCTCCGAGCACCTGTGCCAGGGCTGGCTGGAGGGCTACCTGCTGACCGGGCGGCACGGCCTGTTCAACTGCTACGAGGCGTTCGTGCACATCGTCGACTCGATGTTCAATCAGCACGCGAAATGGTTGTCCACCAGCCGGGAGCTACCGTGGCGGCGGCCGATCGCATCGCTGAACTACCTGCTGAGCTCCCACGTGTGGCGCCAGGACCACAACGGCGCGTCGCACCAGGACCCCGGGTTCATCGACCTGGTCGCCAACAAGCGCGCCGAGGTGGTGCGGGTCTACCTGCCGCCGGATGGCAACACGCTGCTGTCGGTGGCGGATCACTGCCTGCGCAGCCGCGACTACGTCAACGTCATCGTGGCGGGCAAGCAGCCCGCGCTGTCCTACCTGTCCATCGACGACGCCATCCTGCACTGCACCCGCGGGCTGGGCATCTGGCCGTGGGCGAGCACGGCGAGCGGTGAGCCCGATGTGGTGCTGGCCTGCGCCGGCGACATTCCCACGCTGGAGACGGTGGCCGCCGCCGACATCCTGCGCCGCGAGCTGCCGAAGCTGCAGGTGCGGGTGGTCAACGTCGTTGACCTGATGCGGCTGCAGCCCGAGTCCGAACACCCACATGGCTTGCCCGACAAGGAATTTGACGCGCTGTTCACCGCCGACAAGCCGGTGATCTTCGCCTACCACGGCTATCCGTGGCTGATCCACCGGCTCACCTATCGCCGCGCCAACCACGCCGGAATGCACGTGCGGGGATTCAAGGAGCGGGGCACCACGACGACGCCGTTCGACATGGTCATGCTCAACGACCTCGACCGCTTCCATCTGGTGATGGACGTCATCGACCGGGTGGACGGGCTGGCCAGCCGGGCCGCCGTGCTGCGTCAGCGCATGGTCGACGCGCGGCTGGCCGCGCGCCGCTACACCCGCGAGCACGGCGAGGACGACCCGCAGATCGCCGGCTGGACCTGGGCGGCCCGCGGATAG